A stretch of the Azorhizobium caulinodans ORS 571 genome encodes the following:
- a CDS encoding DUF2019 domain-containing protein, producing MPKLGKLQKLSTDELVALFIDVSLEMKRADDWLENGAYNRAYDKLDKVMAELQVRSGDGRYALLPLLTHPNIQVRLNAAVATLTLSAVATEAMQGIASLGYCSQAFSAKRMLRAIEEGTWKPT from the coding sequence ATGCCTAAGCTGGGAAAACTCCAGAAGCTCTCAACGGACGAGCTTGTTGCTCTCTTCATCGACGTGTCGCTGGAGATGAAAAGGGCTGACGACTGGTTGGAGAATGGAGCTTATAATCGCGCTTACGATAAATTGGACAAGGTGATGGCCGAATTGCAGGTTCGGTCAGGGGATGGGCGATACGCCTTGCTGCCGCTGCTCACGCATCCGAACATCCAGGTGCGTCTCAACGCGGCCGTCGCAACCCTGACGCTTTCGGCCGTGGCGACGGAAGCGATGCAGGGAATTGCGTCGCTTGGCTATTGTTCGCAAGCCTTCAGTGCAAAGCGCATGTTGCGCGCCATCGAGGAGGGCACTTGGAAGCCCACGTGA
- a CDS encoding DUF2019 domain-containing protein: protein MRPTDELVALFIDLSLEMKRADDWLENGAYNRAHKKLRDVRAELQRRPGDERRALLPLLAHPNIQVRLDAATATLALSAEATEAMQGIASLGYCSQAVSAKRMLRAIEEGTWTPT from the coding sequence ATGCGCCCCACGGACGAACTAGTTGCACTATTCATTGATCTGTCGCTGGAGATGAAGAGGGCTGACGACTGGTTAGAGAATGGTGCTTATAATCGGGCGCACAAGAAGTTGCGCGACGTAAGGGCGGAATTGCAGCGGCGTCCGGGCGACGAACGCCGTGCGTTGCTGCCTTTGCTCGCGCACCCGAACATCCAGGTTCGACTGGACGCTGCGACTGCCACTCTGGCGCTTTCGGCCGAGGCGACGGAAGCCATGCAGGGAATTGCCTCGCTTGGCTATTGTTCGCAAGCCGTCAGTGCGAAGCGCATGTTGCGCGCCATCGAGGAGGGCACTTGGACGCCGACGTGA
- a CDS encoding tyrosine-type recombinase/integrase: protein MAVRPRGGSWQADITVKGQRYRETFDSEAEAKAWELNARAAAVKGEPIPRPIAPSKGTDAPRGQSREDGALTLSAVMWKAYDKFWKGGRSDAKAAVNIRQAEAYFGKDCPVSRIDTDAIDGFVADCIAKRNSNGTVNRKLAILSKSLRYAFDRGLIPKMPKIDRKSEGVGRFRWLDEDEEKALLDTFRSWGKDDHAEVIETLIDTGMRPSELYRLTPRDVDLKTGAIMIWMTKTDNPRTVYATKRVKAILQRRIGAVTAPTEKLFPYDNFWMRHTWDRARLHLGMENDPHFVPYICRHTCASRLVQRGVPINVVKEWLGHTSIQMTMRYAFLAPKNLMSAASVLEAAE from the coding sequence ATGGCAGTGAGACCAAGAGGTGGCTCTTGGCAGGCGGACATCACAGTCAAGGGCCAGCGCTATCGAGAGACGTTCGACAGCGAGGCTGAAGCTAAGGCGTGGGAACTGAATGCCCGCGCCGCAGCGGTCAAAGGCGAGCCTATTCCGCGCCCAATTGCTCCCTCAAAGGGGACTGATGCACCAAGGGGACAGTCCCGCGAGGACGGTGCATTGACCCTGAGCGCGGTCATGTGGAAGGCATACGACAAGTTCTGGAAGGGTGGCCGGAGCGATGCGAAGGCTGCCGTCAACATCCGGCAGGCCGAGGCATATTTCGGCAAGGACTGCCCGGTATCGCGGATCGACACCGACGCAATCGACGGTTTCGTTGCCGACTGCATCGCCAAGCGCAACAGCAACGGCACGGTCAACCGCAAGCTGGCGATCCTGTCCAAGTCCCTGCGCTATGCGTTCGACCGGGGGCTCATCCCCAAGATGCCCAAGATCGACCGCAAGAGCGAGGGCGTGGGCCGCTTCCGGTGGCTGGATGAGGACGAGGAGAAGGCCCTTCTGGACACCTTCCGCTCATGGGGGAAGGACGACCACGCCGAGGTCATCGAGACCCTGATTGATACAGGGATGCGCCCGAGCGAGCTTTACCGGCTCACCCCTCGCGACGTGGACCTGAAGACAGGGGCCATCATGATCTGGATGACCAAGACCGACAATCCGCGCACGGTCTATGCGACCAAGCGGGTGAAGGCGATCCTTCAGCGGCGCATCGGTGCAGTCACTGCACCGACCGAGAAGCTATTCCCCTACGATAACTTCTGGATGCGCCATACATGGGACCGGGCGCGTCTGCACCTTGGGATGGAGAACGATCCCCATTTCGTTCCCTACATCTGCCGGCACACCTGCGCGTCCCGGCTGGTGCAGCGGGGCGTTCCGATCAACGTGGTCAAGGAATGGCTGGGCCATACCTCGATCCAGATGACCATGCGGTATGCTTTCCTTGCTCCGAAGAACCTCATGAGCGCTGCGAGCGTCTTGGAGGCTGCGGAATAA
- a CDS encoding MarR family winged helix-turn-helix transcriptional regulator — protein MSNQSSLTKAILFVEEFRKIDPELPMQVALILLLVARKPGTNLKELVQATGLGKSSVSRNIAALSKEHGKGLITYSEDLLDRRNKVCRLTPEGERVVRSLLHYVGEKEAA, from the coding sequence ATGTCAAATCAATCCTCGCTTACGAAAGCCATCCTGTTTGTGGAGGAGTTTCGCAAGATCGACCCCGAATTACCGATGCAGGTGGCGCTAATCCTCCTACTGGTGGCCCGAAAGCCGGGGACGAATTTGAAAGAACTGGTTCAGGCGACCGGACTCGGCAAGTCGAGCGTGTCGCGTAACATTGCCGCTCTGTCCAAGGAGCACGGCAAGGGCCTCATAACCTACTCCGAAGACCTTCTAGACCGCCGGAACAAGGTGTGCAGGCTCACCCCCGAGGGGGAGCGGGTGGTCCGCTCCCTCCTTCACTACGTTGGAGAGAAGGAGGCCGCATAA
- a CDS encoding amino acid permease, with translation MSKSSSGISYTTVDTAYFEQRKLKRHARVWSLWALGVGAVISGHFSGWNLGIASGGWGGMFIAAVIIAVMYLGLTFSIAEMSAALPHTGAAYSFARTTMGPWGGFVTGLCENVEYVITPAVVVSFIGAYMGSIFGTPTSFQPVYWIFGYIIFVGLNVVGVELSFRVTLVVTLAALACLVAFWVSALPVMDFSRWALNMGVGPDGTAVELPNGGGPFLPFGIGGALAAMPFAVWLFLAIEQLPLAAEESVDPKTDMPRGIIAGMATLIVSAFMILWLNSSVAKGAFGLSTSTEPLLDGFKAIYGTGIAQLLALVAVIGLIASFHTIIYAQGRQIYSLSRAGYFPRGLSVTHGSRKTPHVAMAAGAVVGLAIMLVIWFSLGADAGSAAIGGTLLNMAVFGAMLSYVMQAISFIRMRKNMPHVERPYTSPFGIPGAVATILIALVTIYFQLSDPTYRAGVIGVAIWFAIGIAYFALHGRHKLVLSPEEEFALSGGTSEYKSY, from the coding sequence CTGTCCAAATCGTCATCCGGCATCAGCTACACCACGGTCGACACCGCCTATTTCGAGCAGCGCAAGCTGAAGCGCCACGCCCGTGTCTGGTCCCTCTGGGCGCTGGGCGTCGGGGCGGTCATTTCCGGCCATTTCTCCGGCTGGAACCTCGGCATCGCCTCCGGCGGCTGGGGCGGCATGTTCATCGCCGCCGTCATCATCGCCGTCATGTATCTCGGCCTCACCTTCTCCATCGCCGAAATGTCCGCGGCGCTGCCGCACACGGGCGCGGCCTATTCCTTCGCCCGCACCACCATGGGTCCGTGGGGCGGCTTCGTCACCGGCCTGTGCGAGAATGTGGAATATGTCATCACGCCGGCGGTCGTGGTGTCCTTCATCGGCGCCTATATGGGCTCCATCTTCGGCACACCAACATCATTCCAGCCGGTCTACTGGATTTTCGGCTACATCATCTTCGTCGGGCTGAACGTGGTGGGCGTCGAGCTCTCCTTCCGCGTCACGCTGGTGGTGACGCTGGCGGCCCTGGCCTGCCTCGTCGCCTTCTGGGTCTCGGCGCTGCCGGTGATGGACTTCTCCCGCTGGGCGCTCAACATGGGCGTGGGGCCGGACGGCACGGCGGTGGAGCTGCCGAATGGCGGCGGCCCCTTCCTGCCCTTCGGCATCGGCGGGGCGCTGGCGGCCATGCCGTTCGCCGTGTGGCTGTTCCTCGCCATCGAGCAACTGCCGCTGGCGGCCGAGGAATCGGTTGATCCCAAGACCGACATGCCGCGCGGCATTATCGCCGGCATGGCAACGCTCATCGTCTCGGCCTTCATGATCCTGTGGCTCAATTCGTCCGTTGCCAAAGGCGCCTTCGGCCTCTCCACGTCCACCGAGCCTCTGCTCGACGGCTTCAAGGCCATCTATGGCACCGGCATCGCGCAACTGCTGGCGCTGGTGGCGGTGATCGGCCTCATCGCCTCCTTCCACACCATCATCTATGCGCAGGGCCGGCAGATCTATTCGCTCTCCCGGGCCGGCTACTTCCCGCGCGGCCTGTCCGTCACCCACGGCTCGCGCAAGACCCCGCACGTGGCGATGGCGGCGGGCGCCGTCGTCGGCCTCGCCATCATGCTGGTGATCTGGTTCTCACTGGGCGCGGATGCCGGCTCTGCGGCCATTGGCGGCACGCTGCTCAACATGGCGGTGTTCGGCGCCATGCTCTCTTACGTGATGCAGGCCATCTCCTTCATCCGCATGCGGAAGAACATGCCCCATGTGGAGCGGCCCTACACGAGCCCCTTCGGCATTCCGGGCGCAGTGGCCACCATCCTCATAGCGCTCGTGACCATCTACTTCCAGCTCTCCGACCCGACCTACCGGGCCGGCGTCATCGGCGTCGCCATCTGGTTCGCCATCGGCATCGCCTATTTCGCCCTGCACGGACGGCACAAGCTGGTGCTCTCGCCGGAGGAGGAGTTCGCCCTCTCCGGCGGCACCTCGGAATACAAGAGCTATTGA
- a CDS encoding GGDEF domain-containing protein translates to MSSAVNKQDLYSVIAELLDSIDVAICVFDREDHTLLWNATFLHFFPEHAGRVHPGESYRANLERFYLGRLPQEERDSIERYIDEGVDRHRQQTRPFTFTHRGRYLRVGSLPLPDGDRIRVWQEMGRDIGQVENPPGWTEFPIDLLEYLADGAMVLDKHDRIIATNREFRILYDVDPERSVIGCTLHDLVQESWVRAGAPERARQFNMLERMRFAGVPFEVELPGGRWRRVIAHRTARGIGYFTHSDITPLKQAVSDLSAIAATDSLTGLANRRHFDQVFDEEWRRRQRDGTLIGLLLIDVDHFKQVNDQYGHMVGDACLRRVAHVIRGALLRSGDVAARHGGEEFAVLLPDTGLSGAQAVARRIRAALAQEDWQATHPDLRAITTSIGICAGPPASGATVSDFVRCADAALYRAKNDGRDRVMESLLTPLEGGSVSL, encoded by the coding sequence GTGAGCTCAGCCGTGAACAAACAGGACCTGTACAGCGTCATCGCCGAGCTCCTTGACAGCATCGACGTCGCCATCTGCGTATTCGATCGAGAGGATCATACCCTTTTGTGGAACGCGACGTTTCTGCATTTTTTTCCAGAGCATGCGGGGCGCGTTCACCCTGGGGAATCCTATCGCGCGAATCTTGAACGCTTCTACCTGGGACGTCTGCCGCAGGAAGAGCGTGACAGCATCGAGCGCTATATTGACGAGGGCGTGGATCGCCATCGCCAGCAGACTCGCCCCTTCACCTTCACGCACCGGGGGCGATACCTGCGGGTGGGCTCCCTGCCGCTCCCGGACGGCGACCGCATCCGCGTCTGGCAGGAAATGGGGCGCGACATCGGGCAGGTGGAGAACCCCCCCGGCTGGACGGAATTTCCCATCGATCTGCTCGAATATCTGGCAGATGGCGCGATGGTGCTCGACAAGCATGACCGCATCATCGCCACCAACCGCGAGTTCCGCATCCTCTATGACGTGGACCCTGAGCGCTCGGTGATCGGCTGCACGCTCCATGACCTGGTGCAGGAGAGCTGGGTGCGGGCCGGCGCACCGGAGCGGGCGCGCCAGTTCAACATGCTGGAGCGGATGCGCTTCGCCGGTGTACCGTTCGAGGTGGAACTGCCCGGCGGCCGCTGGCGCCGGGTGATCGCCCATCGCACGGCCCGCGGCATCGGCTACTTCACCCATTCCGACATCACGCCGCTGAAGCAGGCGGTGAGCGACCTCTCCGCCATCGCCGCCACCGACAGCCTCACGGGTCTCGCCAACCGCCGCCACTTCGACCAGGTCTTCGACGAGGAATGGCGCCGCCGCCAGCGCGACGGCACGCTCATCGGCCTGCTTCTGATCGACGTGGACCATTTCAAGCAAGTCAATGATCAGTACGGTCACATGGTGGGGGATGCCTGCCTGCGGCGGGTGGCGCATGTGATCCGTGGGGCGCTCCTGCGCTCCGGCGACGTGGCGGCGCGCCATGGCGGCGAGGAATTCGCGGTCCTGCTGCCCGATACCGGCCTTTCCGGCGCGCAGGCGGTGGCGCGGCGCATCCGGGCAGCGCTGGCGCAGGAGGACTGGCAGGCTACCCATCCTGACCTTCGCGCCATCACCACCAGCATCGGCATCTGCGCCGGCCCGCCGGCCAGCGGTGCGACCGTCAGCGATTTCGTGCGCTGCGCCGACGCCGCCCTCTATCGCGCCAAGAATGACGGGCGCGACCGCGTGATGGAGAGCCTGCTGACGCCGCTGGAAGGCGGCAGCGTCTCGCTCTAG
- a CDS encoding acyl-CoA dehydrogenase — protein MGEPQKAETATSTKAAFDWADPFRFEDQLTEEERLVRDTARDYAQEKLLPRVTSAYLDERFDREIMSEMGELGLLGVTIPENYGGAGLGYVSYGLAAREVERVDSGYRSAMSVQSSLVMHPIYAYGDESQRKKYLPKLATGEWVGCFGLTEPDAGSDPAGMRTRAEKIDGGYRLTGAKMWITNSPIADIAVVWAKSAAHGDAIRGFIVERGMKGFSTPKIEKKLSLRASITGEIVLEGVEIPEENLLPNVSGLKGPFGCLNRARYGIGWGVLGAAEACLEAARQYTLDRKQFGRPLAQTQLVQKKLADMSTDIAFGLQACLRAGRLFDEGQLAPETISYIKRNNCGKALDIARVARDMHGGNGISAEFHVIRHAANLETVNTYEGTHDIHALIIGRAITGLQAFF, from the coding sequence ATGGGAGAACCTCAGAAGGCCGAGACGGCCACCAGCACGAAGGCGGCTTTCGACTGGGCCGATCCCTTCCGTTTCGAGGACCAGCTCACGGAAGAAGAGCGCCTTGTCCGCGACACCGCCCGTGATTATGCGCAGGAGAAGCTCCTGCCGCGCGTGACCAGCGCCTATCTCGACGAGCGCTTCGACCGCGAGATCATGAGCGAGATGGGCGAACTCGGCCTGCTCGGCGTGACCATTCCGGAGAATTACGGCGGCGCCGGCCTTGGCTATGTGTCCTACGGCCTTGCCGCCCGCGAGGTGGAGCGGGTCGATTCGGGCTATCGCTCGGCCATGAGCGTGCAGTCCTCGCTCGTCATGCACCCCATCTATGCCTATGGCGACGAGAGCCAGCGCAAGAAGTATCTGCCCAAGCTCGCCACCGGCGAGTGGGTCGGCTGCTTCGGCCTCACCGAGCCGGACGCCGGCTCCGATCCGGCCGGCATGCGCACCCGCGCCGAGAAGATTGACGGCGGCTACCGCCTGACCGGCGCCAAGATGTGGATCACCAACTCGCCCATCGCCGACATCGCGGTGGTGTGGGCGAAGTCGGCGGCACATGGCGATGCCATCCGCGGCTTCATCGTCGAGCGCGGCATGAAGGGCTTCTCCACCCCGAAGATCGAGAAGAAGCTCTCGCTGCGCGCCTCCATCACCGGCGAGATCGTGCTGGAAGGCGTCGAGATTCCGGAAGAGAACCTGCTGCCCAACGTCTCCGGCCTGAAGGGCCCGTTCGGCTGCCTCAACCGCGCCCGCTACGGCATCGGCTGGGGCGTGCTCGGCGCGGCGGAAGCCTGCCTCGAGGCCGCCCGCCAGTACACGCTGGACCGCAAGCAGTTCGGCCGCCCGCTGGCGCAGACCCAGCTGGTGCAGAAGAAGCTGGCCGACATGTCCACGGACATCGCCTTCGGCCTGCAGGCCTGCCTGCGCGCCGGCCGCCTGTTCGACGAAGGCCAGCTGGCGCCGGAGACCATCTCCTACATCAAGCGCAACAATTGCGGCAAAGCCCTCGACATCGCCCGCGTCGCCCGCGACATGCATGGCGGCAACGGCATCTCGGCCGAGTTCCACGTGATCCGTCACGCGGCCAACCTCGAGACGGTGAACACCTACGAGGGCACGCACGACATCCACGCGCTCATCATCGGCCGCGCCATCACCGGGCTCCAGGCTTTCTTTTGA
- the eutC gene encoding ethanolamine ammonia-lyase subunit EutC, whose amino-acid sequence MSTKRDPWLGLARHTPARIALGRTGASLPTAEVLKFALAHAQARDAVHTPFDAAATAEGVRALGFETLDVTSAAPARDIYLRRPDLGRRLSDESRTRLAARTDAPIDLALVVADGLSSAAVHAQAVPFLAALKPWIASEGWRTGPVVVAREARVALGDEVGQLLKARAVAVLIGERPGLSSPDSLGLYLTLNPQVGCNDAQRNCISNVRAEGLSHEAAAFKLAWLLKEAFRRSLTGVDLKDESDDFLVDGRPPLRLA is encoded by the coding sequence ATGAGCACCAAGCGCGATCCCTGGCTCGGCCTTGCCCGCCACACCCCCGCCCGCATTGCGCTCGGCCGCACCGGCGCCAGCCTGCCCACCGCCGAGGTGCTGAAGTTCGCGCTCGCCCATGCGCAGGCGCGCGATGCCGTGCACACGCCCTTCGATGCCGCCGCCACGGCAGAGGGCGTGCGGGCGCTCGGTTTCGAGACGCTGGACGTGACGAGCGCCGCGCCCGCCCGCGACATCTATCTGCGGCGGCCCGATCTCGGCCGCCGCCTCTCGGATGAGAGCCGCACGCGCCTCGCCGCACGCACGGACGCGCCGATAGATCTGGCGCTGGTCGTGGCGGACGGCCTGTCTTCGGCGGCGGTGCATGCGCAGGCGGTGCCCTTCCTCGCCGCGCTGAAGCCGTGGATCGCCTCCGAGGGCTGGCGCACCGGCCCGGTGGTGGTCGCTCGGGAAGCTCGGGTGGCGCTGGGGGACGAGGTGGGCCAGTTGCTGAAGGCGCGCGCGGTGGCGGTGCTGATCGGCGAGCGGCCCGGCCTCTCCTCGCCCGACAGCCTCGGCCTCTATCTCACGCTCAACCCGCAAGTGGGCTGCAACGATGCCCAGCGCAACTGCATTTCCAATGTGCGGGCAGAGGGGCTGTCGCATGAAGCCGCGGCCTTCAAGCTCGCCTGGCTGCTGAAGGAGGCGTTCCGGCGCAGCCTGACGGGCGTGGACCTGAAGGACGAGAGCGACGACTTTCTCGTGGACGGCCGTCCGCCCCTGCGCCTCGCCTGA
- a CDS encoding DUF2019 domain-containing protein, with the protein MKRADDWLEDAAYNRAYDELDKVMAELQVRPGDERQALLPLLAHPNIQVRLDAAIATLTLSAAATEAMQGIASLGYCSQAFSAKRMLRAIEEGTWKPT; encoded by the coding sequence ATGAAAAGGGCTGACGATTGGTTGGAGGATGCTGCTTATAATCGAGCTTACGATGAATTGGACAAGGTGATGGCCGAATTGCAGGTTCGGCCAGGGGATGAGCGACAAGCGTTGCTGCCGCTGCTGGCGCACCCGAACATCCAGGTTCGACTGGATGCTGCGATCGCAACCCTGACGCTTTCGGCCGCGGCGACGGAAGCGATGCAGGGAATTGCGTCGCTTGGCTATTGTTCGCAAGCCTTCAGTGCAAAGCGCATGTTGCGCGCCATCGAGGAGGGCACTTGGAAGCCGACGTGA
- a CDS encoding ethanolamine ammonia-lyase subunit EutB, giving the protein MTYVHQVGSRRFAFADLKELMAKATPPRSGDMLAGIAAATAEENVAAKMALADVPLKTFLSEALVPYETDEVTRLIIDGHDAAAFAPVSAFTVGDFRDWLLSEAADSAALARLAPGLTPEMVAAVSKLMRNQDLILIAKKCRVVTRFRNTIGLPGTLAVRLQPNHPTDDPAGISAAMLDGLLYGCGDAVIGINPASDSLPVLDRLIKLTAEVIERFDIPTQSCILTHVTSSIELMNRGAPVDLVFQSIAGTEAANRSFGIDLAVLKEGTDAARALKRGTVGQNAMYFETGQGSALSANAHHGVDQQTLEARAYGVARVFEPLLVNTVVGFIGPEYLYDGKQIIRAGLEDHFCGKLLGVPLGVDVCYTNHAEADQDDMDTLLTLLAAAGVTYIMGIPGADDVMLNYQSTSFHDALYVREVFGARRAPEFEGWLERMAITGPDGRLLPATGSHPLLGFATERAA; this is encoded by the coding sequence ATGACCTATGTCCATCAAGTGGGAAGCCGGCGGTTCGCCTTTGCGGACCTGAAGGAGCTGATGGCCAAGGCGACGCCGCCCCGCTCCGGCGACATGCTGGCCGGCATCGCAGCCGCAACGGCGGAGGAGAACGTCGCCGCCAAGATGGCGTTGGCGGACGTGCCGCTGAAGACCTTTCTCTCTGAGGCGCTCGTGCCCTACGAGACCGACGAGGTGACCCGCCTCATCATCGACGGGCATGATGCGGCCGCCTTCGCCCCCGTCTCTGCCTTCACGGTGGGCGATTTCCGGGACTGGCTGCTCTCGGAAGCGGCGGACAGCGCCGCCCTCGCCCGCCTCGCCCCCGGTCTCACGCCCGAGATGGTGGCCGCCGTCTCCAAGCTGATGCGCAATCAGGATCTCATTCTGATAGCGAAGAAATGCCGGGTAGTGACGCGCTTCCGCAACACCATCGGCCTGCCCGGCACGCTCGCCGTGCGCCTGCAGCCCAACCATCCCACGGATGACCCGGCCGGCATTTCCGCCGCCATGCTCGACGGCCTGCTCTATGGCTGCGGCGATGCGGTGATCGGCATCAATCCCGCCTCCGACAGCCTGCCGGTTCTCGACCGGCTCATCAAACTCACCGCCGAAGTGATCGAGCGCTTCGACATTCCCACCCAGAGCTGCATCCTCACCCACGTCACCTCGTCCATCGAGCTGATGAACCGGGGCGCGCCGGTGGATCTCGTCTTTCAGTCCATCGCCGGCACGGAGGCCGCAAACCGCTCCTTCGGCATCGACCTTGCGGTGCTGAAGGAAGGCACGGATGCCGCCCGCGCCCTGAAGCGCGGCACCGTGGGCCAGAACGCCATGTATTTCGAGACCGGACAGGGCTCGGCCCTCTCCGCCAATGCCCATCACGGCGTGGACCAGCAGACGCTGGAGGCCCGCGCCTATGGGGTGGCCCGCGTGTTCGAGCCGCTGCTCGTCAACACCGTGGTCGGCTTCATCGGGCCGGAATATCTCTATGACGGCAAGCAGATCATCCGCGCCGGGCTGGAGGACCATTTCTGCGGCAAGCTGCTCGGCGTGCCGCTGGGCGTGGACGTCTGCTACACCAATCATGCCGAGGCCGATCAGGACGACATGGACACGCTGCTCACCTTGCTGGCGGCGGCGGGCGTCACCTACATCATGGGCATTCCCGGCGCCGATGACGTGATGCTCAACTATCAGTCCACCTCCTTCCACGATGCGCTCTATGTGCGCGAGGTGTTCGGCGCCAGGCGCGCGCCCGAATTCGAAGGGTGGCTGGAGCGCATGGCCATCACCGGGCCGGACGGGCGCCTCCTGCCCGCCACCGGCAGCCACCCGCTGCTCGGCTTCGCCACGGAGCGCGCGGCATGA
- a CDS encoding FAD-dependent oxidoreductase has protein sequence MPPRDIAIAGCGPAGLAAALLLHRDGHRVALYERFETARPVGSGLMIQPTGRAVLRALGLEATTAAAGAPIERLFGLSEPSGRAVLDVRYDALGADAPRGIGIHRAALFHTLHEAVRAEGIPVFTGRPISSSTHTADGRRHVVFADGTHSAPVDLVVDALGTSSPLAPPTGRPLPYGALWATLDWVDDAGFDAEALEQRYERASRMVGVLPIGRTAPDGPRKLAFFWSLRADHLEAWRSAGLAPWKAEAQTLWPRIAPLLAQIDDPAQLTFARYAHRTLPVPTEPGLIHLGDAWHSTSPQLGQGANMALLDAYALALALRQTDTVAAACTRAVALRRAHVRLYQGMSTLFTPVYQSDGTLLPLARDWIAGPLAKIWPLPPLLATIVSGLVGDPLARLGLEG, from the coding sequence ATGCCGCCCAGAGACATCGCCATCGCCGGATGCGGACCGGCCGGTCTTGCCGCCGCCCTCCTCCTTCATCGCGACGGCCACCGCGTCGCGCTCTACGAGCGCTTCGAGACGGCGCGGCCGGTCGGATCCGGCCTGATGATCCAGCCGACCGGCCGCGCCGTGCTGCGGGCGCTGGGGCTGGAGGCCACCACCGCGGCAGCCGGCGCCCCCATTGAGCGCCTGTTCGGCTTGAGCGAGCCGTCCGGCCGCGCCGTGCTCGACGTGCGCTATGACGCGCTGGGAGCGGACGCGCCGCGCGGCATCGGCATCCACCGGGCGGCCCTGTTCCACACCCTGCACGAGGCCGTGCGCGCAGAAGGCATTCCGGTCTTCACCGGGCGCCCCATCTCGTCCTCCACCCACACGGCGGACGGGCGGCGGCATGTGGTCTTCGCGGATGGCACGCACAGCGCACCCGTCGATCTCGTGGTGGATGCGCTCGGCACCTCCAGTCCGCTGGCGCCGCCCACCGGCCGGCCTCTGCCCTATGGCGCTTTGTGGGCGACGCTGGACTGGGTGGATGACGCCGGTTTCGACGCCGAGGCGCTGGAGCAGCGCTATGAGCGCGCGAGCCGCATGGTGGGCGTGCTGCCCATCGGCCGTACGGCACCTGACGGGCCGCGCAAGCTGGCCTTCTTCTGGTCTCTTCGCGCCGATCATCTGGAGGCGTGGCGATCGGCCGGGCTCGCCCCCTGGAAGGCCGAGGCGCAGACGCTCTGGCCCCGCATCGCGCCACTGCTGGCGCAGATCGACGATCCCGCCCAGCTCACCTTCGCCCGTTATGCCCACCGCACCCTGCCGGTGCCGACCGAACCCGGCCTGATCCATCTCGGCGATGCCTGGCATTCCACGAGCCCCCAACTGGGCCAGGGCGCCAACATGGCCCTGCTGGACGCCTATGCGCTCGCCCTCGCTTTACGCCAGACCGACACCGTGGCCGCCGCCTGCACCCGCGCGGTGGCGCTGCGGCGCGCCCATGTGCGGCTCTATCAGGGCATGAGCACGCTGTTCACGCCGGTCTACCAGTCCGACGGAACCCTGCTGCCTCTGGCCCGCGACTGGATTGCCGGGCCCCTCGCGAAAATCTGGCCCTTGCCCCCGCTGCTCGCGACCATCGTCAGCGGCCTCGTTGGCGATCCGCTGGCGCGGCTGGGACTGGAGGGATAG
- a CDS encoding DUF2019 domain-containing protein, whose translation MDELVALFIDLSLEMKRADDWMENGAYNRAYDKQRKVTVELRARPGDERHALLPLLAHSDIQVRLDAATATLALSPAATEAMRGIASLGYCWQAVRARSMLQAIDEGSWKPT comes from the coding sequence ATGGATGAGCTTGTCGCGCTTTTCATCGATCTGTCGCTGGAGATGAAGCGGGCTGACGATTGGATGGAGAATGGCGCGTATAATCGGGCTTACGACAAGCAGCGCAAAGTGACGGTCGAACTGCGGGCACGGCCAGGGGATGAGCGGCACGCGCTGCTACCGCTTCTGGCTCATTCAGACATCCAGGTTCGGCTCGACGCTGCGACGGCCACTTTGGCGCTTTCTCCAGCTGCGACGGAAGCGATGCGGGGAATTGCGTCACTGGGTTATTGTTGGCAAGCTGTCCGTGCAAGAAGTATGTTGCAAGCAATCGATGAGGGTTCTTGGAAACCGACGTGA